The following are encoded in a window of Manihot esculenta cultivar AM560-2 chromosome 8, M.esculenta_v8, whole genome shotgun sequence genomic DNA:
- the LOC110620931 gene encoding uncharacterized protein LOC110620931 produces the protein MGLEEGVPNLHDLKEKDHQTLTLSVHAFSDLTYVSPIVFLYLLKECYIHGSCKATKKFRALQQQVYQALYNSPQPGPATFVIQCLHVLPIFGLYSEGFSHLIVSAIRRFLKLAPSSEDTLQSKVLAANLFVDTVGGLVDHDERIVVKILEGFDVKLIHIEEAMHRLKAQNDNRFDTAKTFVEQYIFKLVESQSYMTAVTLLEHFSIRQSGQSFLLKMIENKELRAAEKWATFMGKPMLCLLVKEYVDRNMLKHAYEIIKKNNLKEEFPDVYHKCKERSLKNLAEKTLWDLAEAKTHGDRQLLEYLVYLAMEAGYSEKVDELCDRYSLEGFLKGKEAELEACLPHDRYLQLDELVVDDLGWVDEVDRLCDATSHIEGCKVVGIDCEWKPNYEKGSKPNKVSIMQIASEEKVFIFDLIKLFEDVPDVLDNCLIRILQSPRILKLGYNFQCDIKQLAHSYGELKCFKHYEMLLDIQNLFREPRGGLSGLAKKILGVGLNKMRRNSNWEQRPLSRNQLEYAALDAAVLVHIFHHIHNHPQPASVPEGHDKIEWKSYIVSHMDNPKKPKKGPKSKKASEGEIDQHWQKS, from the exons ATGGGCTTGGAGGAGGGAGTTCCAAACCTGCAcgacttaaaagaaaaagatcATCAAACATTGACCTTAAGTGTGCATGCTTTTTCTGACTTAACCTATGTTTCTCCTATAGTATTTTTATACCTCCTGAAAGAATGTTATATTCATG GCTCATGTAAGGCAACAAAAAAGTTTAGAGCTCTTCAGCAACAAGTTTATCAGGCACTATATAATTCTCCCCAACCAGGACCTGCCACTTTCGTTATTCAATGCCTGCATGTCCTGCCCATTTTTGGATTATATTCTGAAGGGTTCAGTCACTTGATTGTATCTGCTATTCGTCGTTTTCTAAAACTAGCACCAAGCTCAGAAGACACCTTGCAATCAAAAGTTCTAGCAGCCAATTTGTTTGTAGATACTGTGGGAGGCTTAGTTGATCATGATGAGAGGATAGTTGTCAAGATACTTGAAGGTTTTGATGTCAAGTTGATACACATTGAGGAAGCAATGCACCGACTAAAGGCCCAAAATGATAATAGGTTTGACACAGCAAAAACATTTGTTGaacaatatatttttaagttGGTAGAATCTCAGTCATATATGACAGCAGTCACTCTGCTAGAACATTTCTCTATCCGCCAGTCTGGGCAGTCTTTCCTTCTCAAAATGATTGAGAATAAAGAACTTAGGGCAGCTGAAAAATGGGCAACATTTATGGGGAAGCCAATGTTATGTTTACTTGTTAAGGAGTATGTTGATAGGAACATGCTAAAGCATGCGTATGAGATTATAAAGAAAAACAATCTGAAGGAAGAATTTCCAGATGTCTACCATAAATGCAAAGAAAG ATCATTGAAGAATTTAGCAGAAAAGACATTATGGGATCTTGCAGAGGCAAAGACACATGGTGACAGGCAGCTTCTTGAATATTTG GTTTACTTGGCAATGGAGGCTGGTTACTCAGAGAAGGTTGATGAACTCTGTGATCGTTACTCACTTGAAGGTTTTTTGAAAGGCAAAG AAGCAGAACTTGAGGCCTGTCTCCCACATGATAGATACTTGCAACTTGATGAATTAGTTGTTGATGATCTTGGCTGGGTTGATGAAGTTGATCGTCTGTGTGATGCTACAAGCCACATTGAGGGCTGTAAAGTTGTGGGTATTGATTGTGAATGGAAGCCCAACTATGAGAAAGGCAGCAAACCAAACAAG GTTTCTATCATGCAAATTGCTTCTGAGGAGAAAGTTTTCATCTTTGATTTGATAAAGTTATTTGAAGATGTACCTGATGTTTTGGACAACTGTCTAATTCGGATTTTGCAGTCTCCTAGAATTCTAAAACTTG GTTATAACTTTCAATGCGATATAAAACAGTTAGCTCATTCATATGGAGAATTGAAGTGCTTCAAGCACTATGAAATGTTATTGGACATTCAGAATTTATTCAGAGAACCTCGAGGTGGTCTGTCAGGGCTTGCAAAg AAAATATTGGGAGTGGGTTTGAATAAAATGAGACGGAATAGCAATTGGGAGCAACGGCCTCTGAGTCGGAACCag TTGGAGTATGCTGCACTTGATGCTGCTGTACTTGTTCACATATTCCATCACATTCATAATCATCCTCAGCCTGCCAGCGTCCCCGAGGGGCATGACAAAATTGAGTGGAAATCCTATATT GTTTCTCACATGGATAAcccaaaaaaaccaaaaaaagggCCTAAAAGTAAGAAGGCTTCAGAAGGGGAGATCGACCAGCATTGGCAAAAAAGTTAG